The stretch of DNA TACCTGCTGACTTACCCCAGCCGATACTTTTTATTGGCATGGCTGAAACTGCCGTTGGGCTAGCCGCAGGGGTACACCGTGAATACACGCGGGCAGGGAATCAAGCCTGTCTGGTCACCTCTACCCGTCACCCGGTGGATGGCGAGCTATTTTGTGAATTCAAAGAGAATCACAGCCATGCTACCGACCATCTGATTTATCTTCCTGAGGACCCACAGCTGCGCGAAATGTTTTTGCAGGCGCGCTCACTGGTTCTGGTTGATGATGAAGCGACTACCGGTAATACCTTCTGCAATCTTTATCAATCATTGTTCGCGGCTGGCCTGTCGAACCTGTCGCAAATCGTTACCGTAACCCTGACCAACTGGAGTGATGGCGCATTAGCTCAACGATTAGATATTCCAGTTAATGAAGTCTGTCTGATTTCTGGTTCCTGGTCATGGCAGCCGAAAGAAGATGCACCCATTCCAGTGATGCCATCCGTTAACGTAACTGCCCGTGGGCTAGCCCCAATGGCTACACAACAAAACTGGGGGCGATTGGGCTGTATCCAACATAGATTAACGCTGATGCGAGATCACACCCGGTATACCGGAAAAAAAGTATTGGTTTTAGGTACCGGCGAATTTATGTGGCAACCATTTCTGTTAGGCGAACAGTTAGAAGCGGCTGGCGCTGAGGTATATCTCAGCTCTACCACCCGCTCACCGATCTCTACGGGTATGGCAATCAAATGTGGCGTTGCCTTCTCTGATAATTATGGGCTGGGTATTGCGAATTATATGTATAACATCGTCCCTGATGAGTATCAGCATATCTTGCTGTGTTGCGAAACACCGGCTGCATTTGTCGATCCTGAACTATTGGCTTATTTGAGCAGTGGTAAAGCCGTGCTGGAGGTTATTGTTCATGATTAATACCTCACAGCCAATCGCCCTGATCGATCTGGATGACACCATTTTTCAAACCAGACGCAAGATGCTTAATGAGCTAAATATTGAGCCCAAACATGTCGGTGCGCTGGACAGGGAGTATCAACCCCGCAGTTTTATGTCCGAAAAGCAGTTCAATTTTGTCAGTTGGCTGTTAAGTACCGCAGAAACCATTCCTGTTACCGCCAGAGGTACCGAGGAACTATCCAGAGTTCAGGTCCCTTTTACCAGTTGGGCTATTGCCACACATGGTGCGGTGATTCTAAACAAACACCGGCAGCCAGACGAAGAGTGGAAAAGCATTGTGCTCAACAGATTGCAATATATCTCTCCGTTGGTGGTTCAACTTCGCGATGCCTGTGAGCAACTGTTAAGCAAAATGCAGGTTAACGGCTGGGCCAGGATCAACTATGAGTACGATAGCCAGCCGGTCTATTTTGTGATGAAACACACTGACAGCACTAAAACTGAAGAGATTTATCAGGTTGCCGATCGATTAATCAAAGAGCAGGATTGCTCCGAGTTTTATCTGCATCGTAACGGCAATAATGTTGCCTTCTTACCTCACTGCATCGATAAAGGTCAGGCGGTTCAACACCTGCTCGACAGATTACTGGCCGACGCTCCCGATCGCCCGGTATTAGGCTTAGGTGATAGCACCAGCGACCATCGTTTTTTGCATTTATGTGACTGGTTTGGCATGCCTAAAAATAGTCAGTTATCGCAATTTCTATCATCTTTAATTACGTAAGTTGGAGTTAACGTGGCATTACACGGATTTTCCGGATCGTATCCTGTTGAATGGATAAATTTTCTCTTAAACACCGTCGTTACCGAATTAACGCCAGTAGAAGAAAAAGAGCGATTGATTCAAAGCGGAGAGAAACACTATTCAGATATGCTCAGCGAAGAACCTGAGCCGAGCGCCTTTCATCTTGAGCTTTATCAGGGGGCTCTGGAAGCAGGAAGCTATCGACTGGCCACGGAAGTGATGGCATTGGCCAAAGCGTTAGCCAACAACCTGCCAAATCAGGAGATTGTTTTAATCAGCCTGGTCAGAGCCGGAGTTCCTCTTGGTGTCTTGCTGCATCTGGCATTGAAAAAGTTGGGCATTCGTTCATTCCATTATGGCATCAGCATTATCCGCGATCGAGGTATCGATAATGCTGCCATGACGCAAATCGAGCAACAACACGGTACCGAAGGTATCGTATTTGTTGATGGCTGGACTGGCAAAGGGGCCATTACCCAAGAGCTACGACATTCTCTATCCACTCGCCCAGGCTATCCGGATCGCGATCGCTTAGTCGTGCTGGCTGATGTTTGCGGTAGTGCATGGTTAAGTGCCTCAACTGACGACTGGTTGATTCCCTTTGGTATTCTGGGAGCTCCGGTTTCCGGGCTAATATCTCGTTCCATCTGGTCTGGTAATGACTATCATGGCAGCGTCCAGTGCAATCATTTAGCCAAATTTGACCGTAGCGTTTCCTTTATAAATACAGTAACTAAAGAATGGGATGACATTGATATCGCGGCAATTAAACCCGCTGTATGCGATGACCCAACGGTTTATCCGCTATTAAAAATGAGTCAGGATACTGTTACTTCTCTGGCTAACCAGTATGGCATCAAAAATCTTAATCGTATCAAGCCGGGCATTGCCGAAGCGACACGTGCCGTATTAAGACGGCTTCCGGACCATGTATTAGTGCGTTCTAAAACTGATAGCGATGTTTCTCTGCTGATGTATCTGACCGAAAAATTAGCTATTCCGGTACAGGAAGTTGGAGATGACATTGCCCCCTATCGAGCTATTACTATTATTAAAAAGGTAGGTAAAGAATGATTACTCCCTACGATTTAGGTGCAACATTGTATATGCCCGCCACCCGAAACGACCTGTTTCAGGTGATCGCTCAAAATAAGTACCCTAACTTAAAGTCATTAGTTATTTGTCTTGAAGATGCAGTGGTTGAGAAAGAAATTAAGCTGGGAATCGAAAACCTCAGTCAATTACTGTCCAATATTGCCGATCTTAATCTGAAAGATACCCCACTGATATTTATTCGTCCGCGCAATATTCCTATGGCTAAAACGCTGATAGAAAGGCTGGATTTAAGCAAAGTTACCGGGTTCGTTCTGCCTAAATTCGAACTTGATCAGGTTGAGGAATGGAGCCAGACACTATCTGGCACACATCTTTTAGCCATGCCAACACTGGAAACAGCAAACTGCTTTGATGCAACCAGGATGAATATCCTGGCAAACACCATGCGTAACGATGCTTATTTCTCCCGGAAAACCATTGTATTAAGGATCGGTGGTAATGACTTAATGCATGTTCTGGGTATTCGTCGTAATCGTTCCAGAACCTTATACGACGGCCCATTAGGCTATGTAATAAAAATGATTGTTTGTATCTTTGGTGCTCAGGGATTTTATATGACCGCCCCGGTATGTGAAATTATCGACTCTCCGACCATATTGCTGGCCGAGTTGGAAATTGATAACGAACATGGTCTGGTTGGAAAAACCGCGATTCACCCGAAACAAATAGAACATATCAATAATGCTTTTAAGGTTCAGGTCACCGATTACCTTGATGCGCTAAAAATCCTGAATAGTAACAGTGCCGTTTTCCAGTCTAACGGTGCTATGTGTGAGCCAGCAACCCACCACATGTGGGCACAAAATATTGTTTCTCGCTCGCAATCTTATGGTTTTGCGGATGAAGTTCCGCATGCTTTATATGAGCAACATCAATCAGAAAAAATTCTGTAATCTTCTGATAGAATCTGCCGCTACGATCATTGATTCACAGCCCAATAAGGGACGGATCATTTAAACATTTGGACGTTATACGTTGAGCATCAAGATTAAACCCGAATTGTACAAACTGTCGATTTCTAACCCGCTGCACTGGCTTGCCACGGGTTTTGGCTCAGGATTGTCCCCTAAAGCGCCAGGAACTTTTGGCTCTCTGGCTGCAATCCCATTCTTTTATCTATTACAAATGTTACCAATGCCGGCCTATTTGGTGATGCTGGTACTCACCTTTGCTCTTGGCGTTTGGGCTTGCCAGTCAGCGACCGATGCCATCGGCATGGACGATCATGGTGCCATTGTCTGGGATGAGTTTGTTGGTATGTGGATCACCTGTATAGCTTTACCTCAGGGTTTTATCTGGATGGTTGCAGCGTTTGTTACCTTCCGCTTTTTTGACATACTGAAGCCCTGGCCTATCCGCTGGTTTGATAACCATTGTACCGGTGGCTTTGGCATCATGATTGATGACGTGATTGCCGGACTTATCGCTTTTGGTGTCATACAGGCGGCATATTGGCTGGTGTAACCTCCATTTCAGCACTTGCTTCCTGTTTAAGTATGGCTACCTGTCGTTCAATAACGGCCAATATATGAAGCAATTGCTGCTGATTTAACCCACCAAAACCAAAAAACAACAGCGGTGAAGAAACGGTCTTCAGCCAGGCCGTTTCTGACCCATTAGCCAGCTCTACCTGAGTATCAAAACGAATGTTTTCCTGCAGGCAGCGCTCCCGCAATTGCGCTACTTGTTGCACCGTCAGCGGGCATACCAATGTAAGGTGTAGCCCGTTTTCAACGCCCAAAACTTGCCCCTGAGGGAATATCCGCTGTAACCCTTCCACCAACAGACGCTGACGATTGGCATACTCCTGCTCTAACTTACGTAAATGGCTGTAATAACGCTGGTCATGCATATAGTCAGCCAGAAACTGTTGCTGCAACCAGTTACTTCCGCTATTACTCAATGCTTTCATATTTTGCACCGATGTCAAAATTGCATCAGGACATACCATATATCCCATCCGCATGCCCGGCCCCAGCGTTTTAGAAAAGGTACCAAGATAGATTACCCGGTCGTCTTCATCCATGGCTTTCAGTGCCGGTAAAGGCGCACTGTTATAAGAAAAGACCGAGTCATAGTCGTCTTCAATAACATAAGCTCCGCTCTTTTGCGCCCAGGTCAGCAAAGCACATCGTCGTTCAAGAGAGAGGGTTCCGCCAACCGGATACTGATGAGAAGGAGTTACATAACAAAGCTGAACGGGATGAGAAGGAAGCTGTTCAACCTGAATCCCCTGTTCATCCACCGCTACCGTTTCTACATCAGCCTGATAATAATTAAACAGATGCCACGCCCCGGAATAACAAGGAGACTCGGTAACAACTTTACAACCTTTGGTATTGAGAATAAAAAGCTGAGTAAGTAAAGCCAGCCCTTCCTGAATGCCATTAATCACGATCACATTTTCTGGCTGAGTTTCGATACCGCGAGTCAAACGCAAGAATCGCACTAATTCCGTCCGTAACGAAAGCAATCCCTGAGGCGAATGGTAGCGAGTTAACAAATGATGCTTAGAGTTACTGGCCGAATTGTTCCACTTTCGCCAGCCTGGCCATGGAAAAGCATGGGGATCGGGAACCCCCAATCGGCAATACAGTTCAGGTGTCGCTGGAGAGTAAACATCCTGTCCTACACTGGCAGGCATCAGTCTGACTGGTTCTCTGGCATTTTCAATACGTGTGGTCTGAGGCGCCTTTTGTAGGGAGCTACTAAAAACCACTTCATAACCAATACCCGGGCGGCTTTTAACATAACCATTTTGAATCAGCTTGTCGTAAGCCAACACAACAGTAATCCGTGCCACATTCAAATTGCGGGACAGTTCACGAATCGATGGTAGCCGATAGCCAACGGGTAATTTCCCCTGCAATAAAGCCTGATGTATTGTCTGAAATATTTGCTGCTGTAAGGGAGTGCCCGATGAGGGGTCCAGATGAATATCCAACATGCTAAATCGCCATTGTCATCAAGTTAAAATTGCCTGAAATCTATAATCGCATCATAAAGAAAAAACTACCCGCTAAAAATCAACACTACATATATTGAGTTATCTGTTCCTATCTATCGCGTCTTCCTGTCTCTATCCGTTACGCATCTTTTTCCGTTAAGGTGTTTACCAAAAATAGAGAGATAACTATGTGTAAGATAAATAAAAAAACCATATCACTAATGTTCAACAGTGCTTTATTAATTCGGGGAAGCTATCAGGATATTCATTACCCCAGTAAAACTGAGTTTTTCCTACCCTCTCATTTTATGAGCTTATCAATAAAAGAGTTTCAACAAAGTGTCCATGATAAAAACTGATAATCTGGCCCAAGAGCGGGCCAGTATCTACCGTTGGTTTGCTTGCCTGCTGTTTCAGGAACTCTCCGTTAGTGATATGGCCTCATTAAACTCACCGGAACTTCAACAGCTGTTGCGTGGGCTTAAATCAATTCCTGAGCTGCACCTTCCCGCCGATTTATTTCGGCGTAAATTGAAAGCATTAGTCAATCGCCCGGACAATCATCTTGAACTGGCCGCAGATTATGCAGAACTGTTTTTGGTGGCGCCACCGAGTGGGGTTTCTCCCTATGCCGGACACTATTCCCATAGTTCTCCCGCAGAAGAGAGAATCCTGATGAATCAATGGTTAAATCATCTGAAACAGCAAACCAGTAACAATGAAGCGGCGGATCATCTGGCGGTTCAACTTGCAGTAATGGCTTTATTGATTGAATTTCGCGATGACCAGTCACCTATCTTTGTTTCACAACATAAATATCTGAAAGAGCGTCTGATTAGTTGGTTACCAGGTTTGGTGAAATTATGCCAACAGCGGGATAAGTTTGGTTTTTATTCATCTCTACTCAGATTGCTCAAAAGCTATATTCTGCAAGATGAACAATATTTAGCAGAGTGCATTCAATCATCATCTGCAATTATATAATCCTTGCAACCCACTCCTCACTTACCAGCAATCACTTAAATCACATGGTTATTGGTAAATTTTTAGGATTTCACTTAATCAATCTAAGTAATCACCCATAACAACAGGTAATCATGACGGTTTTTTTTAGGACCACAAGTGTGTGGAATTAATCAGGGACGAT from Limnobaculum xujianqingii encodes:
- a CDS encoding phosphoribosyltransferase domain-containing protein, with translation MLTIELSTGVISVRSDQPADFNALFEMAERNNPKRSFLFVSKVLGKHIPVTPSAMKACHHALAAKIPADLPQPILFIGMAETAVGLAAGVHREYTRAGNQACLVTSTRHPVDGELFCEFKENHSHATDHLIYLPEDPQLREMFLQARSLVLVDDEATTGNTFCNLYQSLFAAGLSNLSQIVTVTLTNWSDGALAQRLDIPVNEVCLISGSWSWQPKEDAPIPVMPSVNVTARGLAPMATQQNWGRLGCIQHRLTLMRDHTRYTGKKVLVLGTGEFMWQPFLLGEQLEAAGAEVYLSSTTRSPISTGMAIKCGVAFSDNYGLGIANYMYNIVPDEYQHILLCCETPAAFVDPELLAYLSSGKAVLEVIVHD
- a CDS encoding cysteine protease StiP family protein codes for the protein MALHGFSGSYPVEWINFLLNTVVTELTPVEEKERLIQSGEKHYSDMLSEEPEPSAFHLELYQGALEAGSYRLATEVMALAKALANNLPNQEIVLISLVRAGVPLGVLLHLALKKLGIRSFHYGISIIRDRGIDNAAMTQIEQQHGTEGIVFVDGWTGKGAITQELRHSLSTRPGYPDRDRLVVLADVCGSAWLSASTDDWLIPFGILGAPVSGLISRSIWSGNDYHGSVQCNHLAKFDRSVSFINTVTKEWDDIDIAAIKPAVCDDPTVYPLLKMSQDTVTSLANQYGIKNLNRIKPGIAEATRAVLRRLPDHVLVRSKTDSDVSLLMYLTEKLAIPVQEVGDDIAPYRAITIIKKVGKE
- a CDS encoding HpcH/HpaI aldolase/citrate lyase family protein produces the protein MITPYDLGATLYMPATRNDLFQVIAQNKYPNLKSLVICLEDAVVEKEIKLGIENLSQLLSNIADLNLKDTPLIFIRPRNIPMAKTLIERLDLSKVTGFVLPKFELDQVEEWSQTLSGTHLLAMPTLETANCFDATRMNILANTMRNDAYFSRKTIVLRIGGNDLMHVLGIRRNRSRTLYDGPLGYVIKMIVCIFGAQGFYMTAPVCEIIDSPTILLAELEIDNEHGLVGKTAIHPKQIEHINNAFKVQVTDYLDALKILNSNSAVFQSNGAMCEPATHHMWAQNIVSRSQSYGFADEVPHALYEQHQSEKIL
- the torD gene encoding molecular chaperone TorD → MIKTDNLAQERASIYRWFACLLFQELSVSDMASLNSPELQQLLRGLKSIPELHLPADLFRRKLKALVNRPDNHLELAADYAELFLVAPPSGVSPYAGHYSHSSPAEERILMNQWLNHLKQQTSNNEAADHLAVQLAVMALLIEFRDDQSPIFVSQHKYLKERLISWLPGLVKLCQQRDKFGFYSSLLRLLKSYILQDEQYLAECIQSSSAII
- a CDS encoding phosphatidylglycerophosphatase A family protein yields the protein MSIKIKPELYKLSISNPLHWLATGFGSGLSPKAPGTFGSLAAIPFFYLLQMLPMPAYLVMLVLTFALGVWACQSATDAIGMDDHGAIVWDEFVGMWITCIALPQGFIWMVAAFVTFRFFDILKPWPIRWFDNHCTGGFGIMIDDVIAGLIAFGVIQAAYWLV
- a CDS encoding HAD family hydrolase — encoded protein: MINTSQPIALIDLDDTIFQTRRKMLNELNIEPKHVGALDREYQPRSFMSEKQFNFVSWLLSTAETIPVTARGTEELSRVQVPFTSWAIATHGAVILNKHRQPDEEWKSIVLNRLQYISPLVVQLRDACEQLLSKMQVNGWARINYEYDSQPVYFVMKHTDSTKTEEIYQVADRLIKEQDCSEFYLHRNGNNVAFLPHCIDKGQAVQHLLDRLLADAPDRPVLGLGDSTSDHRFLHLCDWFGMPKNSQLSQFLSSLIT
- the pdxR gene encoding MocR-like pyridoxine biosynthesis transcription factor PdxR; its protein translation is MLDIHLDPSSGTPLQQQIFQTIHQALLQGKLPVGYRLPSIRELSRNLNVARITVVLAYDKLIQNGYVKSRPGIGYEVVFSSSLQKAPQTTRIENAREPVRLMPASVGQDVYSPATPELYCRLGVPDPHAFPWPGWRKWNNSASNSKHHLLTRYHSPQGLLSLRTELVRFLRLTRGIETQPENVIVINGIQEGLALLTQLFILNTKGCKVVTESPCYSGAWHLFNYYQADVETVAVDEQGIQVEQLPSHPVQLCYVTPSHQYPVGGTLSLERRCALLTWAQKSGAYVIEDDYDSVFSYNSAPLPALKAMDEDDRVIYLGTFSKTLGPGMRMGYMVCPDAILTSVQNMKALSNSGSNWLQQQFLADYMHDQRYYSHLRKLEQEYANRQRLLVEGLQRIFPQGQVLGVENGLHLTLVCPLTVQQVAQLRERCLQENIRFDTQVELANGSETAWLKTVSSPLLFFGFGGLNQQQLLHILAVIERQVAILKQEASAEMEVTPANMPPV